A DNA window from Streptomyces sp. 71268 contains the following coding sequences:
- a CDS encoding alpha/beta hydrolase, whose product MPLSRLPHFAYQRVRVADGVSLNAAVAGSGSPIVLLHGFPQTHLMWRHVAADLAADHTVICPDLRGYGASDKPAEDGDPLTYAKRTMAADVVALARALGHERFALAGHDRGALVAFRAGLDHPSAVTHLACLDVLPTLDMWDVMHGTSAAVGYHLYLMAQPPGLPERMISASADAFFGSFLDAWANDPRAIPADVRAAYLDACRNAVPSIVADYRASAGIDVEHDEADRAAGHQFAMPVTVLQQDWGAALGFDAAARWRAWAPDLHHATVSCGHFMAEEAPETIATALRDLLKR is encoded by the coding sequence ATGCCGCTCTCCCGCCTCCCCCACTTCGCCTACCAGCGCGTTCGCGTCGCCGACGGCGTCTCGCTGAACGCGGCGGTCGCCGGTTCCGGCAGCCCGATCGTGCTGCTGCACGGCTTCCCGCAGACCCACCTCATGTGGCGGCACGTGGCCGCCGACCTGGCCGCCGATCACACCGTGATCTGCCCCGACCTGCGCGGCTACGGGGCCAGCGACAAGCCGGCCGAGGACGGCGACCCGCTCACGTACGCCAAGCGCACCATGGCCGCGGACGTCGTCGCCCTGGCCCGCGCGCTCGGACACGAGCGGTTCGCGCTGGCCGGGCACGACCGGGGCGCGCTCGTCGCCTTCCGCGCCGGCCTCGACCACCCGTCCGCCGTCACCCACCTGGCCTGCCTCGACGTGCTGCCCACCCTGGACATGTGGGACGTCATGCACGGCACCAGCGCGGCCGTCGGCTACCACCTGTACCTGATGGCCCAGCCGCCCGGCCTGCCCGAGCGGATGATCAGCGCCAGCGCCGACGCGTTCTTCGGCTCGTTCCTGGACGCCTGGGCCAACGACCCGCGCGCCATCCCCGCCGACGTACGCGCCGCCTACCTGGACGCCTGCCGCAACGCCGTGCCCTCCATCGTGGCCGACTACCGCGCGTCGGCCGGCATCGACGTCGAGCACGACGAGGCCGACCGGGCCGCCGGCCACCAGTTCGCCATGCCCGTCACCGTCCTCCAGCAGGACTGGGGCGCCGCCCTCGGCTTCGACGCGGCGGCCCGCTGGCGCGCCTGGGCCCCCGACCTGCACCACGCCACCGTCTCGTGCGGCCACTTCATGGCCGAGGAGGCCCCGGAGACGATCGCCACGGCCCTGCGCGACCTGCTGAAGCGGTAG
- a CDS encoding BTAD domain-containing putative transcriptional regulator, whose product MRAVFGVLGPVSAWDETGEPIALKGPRHRAVLARLIVARRRVVPVGHLVDDLWEEPPAGAVSAVRTFVAALRRALEPERPPRAPARLLVTEGPGYALRAEPDAVDAWRFERAVTAATTLPPADALVRLDEALGWWRGPGYADFAEAPWARAERARLAELRLHAVERRAGARLALGLAAEAVPDLDAHVTEHPWREDAWRLLALALYRTGRQGDALAVLRRARALLVEQLGVDPGPGLRQLEADVLDQAAHLDVPHSDATPMNAAGLDASGPDAERPSGAAPAAEVRPAAGLDAPDPEAPDPDAPDPAGAAARVWARAAADYDRAVSAGARARLESTVGLLRSLALTGGEGLEAARAHRVAAVAAAEELGDPELTARVIGAYDVPAIWTRADDPEQAARIVAAAERTLAALPAPGHAAARARLLATIALETRGTRSPTDPPEAADLATLAATGSPVPAAPASRPPAPRATRAAREAEEIARSLDDPALLAFALGGRFMQCFERAGLAPDRDAIGAELVALSARHGLVTYEVLGHLVRVQARCALADFTTADRHAAAVDDLAERHELPLVGVFTQWYRALRLAATGQPTGPDAEAAYRAAAARLDGAGMPGLERGLLPLALLCLRLTREDQGAEEAPGAAPPPADPAAGQGADRSVDRDTDWGPYAPWVRPLLLLAGGRRAEAATALRAAPPPPHDLLYEAMWCLVGRAAIGVGDRAVMRLARTRLLPAAGELAGAGSGLLTLGPVARHLAALDAALAEPTNS is encoded by the coding sequence GTGCGGGCGGTGTTCGGGGTGCTGGGGCCGGTGTCGGCCTGGGACGAGACCGGGGAGCCGATCGCGCTGAAGGGCCCACGGCACCGCGCGGTGCTGGCCCGGCTGATCGTCGCCCGGCGTCGCGTCGTACCGGTCGGCCACCTCGTCGACGACCTGTGGGAGGAGCCGCCGGCGGGCGCCGTGAGCGCCGTACGCACCTTCGTCGCCGCCCTCCGGCGCGCGCTGGAACCGGAGCGCCCGCCGCGCGCGCCGGCCCGGCTGCTGGTCACCGAGGGCCCGGGGTACGCGCTGCGCGCCGAGCCCGACGCGGTGGACGCGTGGCGCTTCGAGCGGGCGGTGACGGCGGCGACCACGCTGCCGCCGGCCGACGCGCTCGTACGGCTCGACGAGGCGCTCGGGTGGTGGCGCGGGCCCGGGTACGCCGATTTCGCCGAGGCGCCGTGGGCCCGCGCCGAACGGGCCAGGCTGGCGGAGCTGCGGCTACACGCCGTCGAGCGGCGGGCCGGGGCGCGGCTGGCGCTCGGGCTGGCCGCGGAGGCGGTGCCGGACCTGGACGCGCACGTGACCGAGCACCCGTGGCGCGAGGACGCCTGGCGGCTGCTCGCCCTCGCGCTCTACCGCACGGGCCGGCAGGGCGACGCGCTCGCCGTGCTGCGCCGGGCCCGCGCGCTGCTGGTCGAGCAGCTCGGCGTGGACCCGGGCCCTGGCCTGCGCCAACTGGAGGCGGACGTGCTCGACCAGGCGGCCCACCTGGACGTTCCCCACTCGGACGCTACCCCCATGAACGCCGCTGGTCTGGACGCCTCCGGCCCGGACGCGGAGCGTCCGTCGGGCGCGGCCCCGGCCGCCGAGGTGCGGCCAGCCGCCGGCCTCGACGCCCCCGACCCCGAGGCCCCCGACCCCGACGCCCCCGACCCCGCCGGCGCCGCGGCCCGGGTGTGGGCGCGGGCCGCCGCCGACTACGACCGGGCCGTCTCCGCCGGGGCGCGGGCCCGGCTCGAATCGACGGTGGGCCTGCTCCGCAGCCTCGCGCTGACCGGAGGTGAGGGGCTGGAGGCGGCCCGCGCGCACCGGGTGGCGGCCGTCGCGGCGGCGGAGGAGCTGGGGGATCCGGAGCTGACCGCGCGGGTGATCGGCGCGTACGACGTACCGGCGATCTGGACCCGCGCGGACGACCCGGAGCAGGCGGCGCGCATCGTCGCCGCGGCCGAACGCACCCTGGCCGCCCTCCCCGCCCCCGGCCACGCGGCGGCCCGGGCCCGCCTGCTGGCCACCATCGCCCTGGAGACCCGCGGTACCCGGTCCCCGACCGACCCGCCGGAGGCCGCCGACCTGGCAACCCTCGCGGCGACCGGCTCTCCAGTGCCTGCAGCCCCCGCCTCGCGGCCCCCGGCCCCGCGCGCGACGCGCGCCGCCCGCGAGGCGGAGGAGATCGCCCGCAGTCTGGACGACCCGGCGCTGCTCGCGTTCGCGCTGGGCGGGCGGTTCATGCAGTGCTTCGAGCGCGCGGGCCTGGCCCCGGACCGGGACGCGATCGGCGCGGAACTCGTCGCCCTGTCCGCCCGGCACGGCCTGGTCACCTACGAGGTGCTCGGCCACCTCGTCCGCGTCCAGGCCCGCTGCGCGCTCGCCGACTTCACCACCGCCGACCGGCACGCGGCCGCCGTGGACGACCTGGCCGAGCGGCACGAACTACCGCTGGTGGGCGTGTTCACGCAGTGGTACCGCGCGCTCCGCCTCGCCGCGACCGGCCAGCCCACGGGGCCCGACGCCGAGGCGGCCTACCGGGCCGCCGCCGCACGCCTGGACGGCGCCGGCATGCCGGGCCTGGAGCGCGGCCTGTTGCCGCTGGCGCTGCTGTGCCTGCGGCTGACCCGCGAGGACCAGGGCGCCGAGGAGGCCCCGGGCGCCGCGCCGCCGCCCGCCGATCCGGCCGCTGGCCAAGGCGCCGACCGGAGCGTCGATCGGGACACCGACTGGGGCCCCTACGCGCCGTGGGTCCGCCCGCTGCTCCTGCTCGCCGGCGGCCGGCGCGCGGAGGCGGCGACGGCGCTCCGCGCGGCCCCGCCACCACCCCACGACCTGCTGTACGAGGCCATGTGGTGCCTCGTCGGTCGGGCCGCCATCGGCGTCGGCGACCGGGCCGTCATGCGCCTCGCCCGTACACGACTCCTGCCCGCCGCAGGCGAGTTGGCGGGAGCCGGCAGCGGGTTGCTCACCCTCGGCCCGGTCGCCCGCCACCTCGCCGCCCTGGATGCCGCCCTCGCGGAACCCACGAACTCATGA